The following coding sequences lie in one Megalodesulfovibrio gigas DSM 1382 = ATCC 19364 genomic window:
- a CDS encoding ABC-F family ATP-binding cassette domain-containing protein, with translation MNCSIQGITKSYGARDLFKDFSLELVSGVRLAVVGANGAGKSTFLKVIAGVSAPDAGRITMPKGARLGYVAQEMDEDVLATPLIAWVLEVLPSWNDFWKEWEAATAVHDEKALARLATRQAELEAVYGHNPEQRAHVVLEGLGFPAARHHDPLQSFSGGWRERAKLARVLVAGADILLLDEPTNHLDLEAVEWLEQFLLAYEGVLVFVAHDRIFMDRLATHTLYFGGPKPMFRKGTFSQFLVWQDEQEEQRQRETKRLNEELERKLAFVARFKYKATKARQAGSRQKQARKLEKELEGLKPDARKKTLSFKWPEPQRGDRTPMAVVGLAAAYGSGQQLWKPIDFQIFRGQKIALAGPNGCGKSTLLKCVTGRHQPLAGRVEVSSNTKMGIFAQHQLEILDPEKTTLSEIRRLCDPRTTEEELMSVLGLFLLGQEYFDRPVSSLSGGEKSRLILATLFLSRSNFLVLDEPTNHLDLESREALIEALEDFEGTVLFVAHDRWLMQRVAEQVWELTPQGFVIHEEGFEAYERSRQANPAVVPGKGTVVVDDSKSLGDKPGESRAERQDRKRQEAERRKAMAKLLGPKKQAYADKEQELENILSRQAEVEQQLADPAVFADAAKSATLLGEYNVTQERAERCIAAMEQLETEIQALEEGC, from the coding sequence GTGAATTGTTCCATACAAGGCATCACCAAGAGTTACGGGGCCCGGGATCTGTTCAAGGATTTTTCCCTGGAGCTGGTCTCCGGGGTGCGTCTGGCCGTGGTCGGGGCCAATGGCGCGGGCAAGTCCACTTTTCTGAAGGTCATCGCCGGCGTCAGCGCGCCGGATGCCGGGCGCATCACCATGCCCAAGGGCGCGCGGCTGGGCTACGTGGCCCAGGAAATGGACGAAGACGTCCTGGCCACCCCGCTGATTGCCTGGGTGCTGGAGGTGCTGCCTTCCTGGAACGATTTCTGGAAGGAATGGGAAGCCGCCACCGCCGTGCACGACGAAAAAGCCCTGGCCCGTCTGGCCACCCGGCAGGCAGAGCTGGAGGCCGTCTACGGGCACAATCCCGAACAGCGCGCCCATGTGGTGCTGGAAGGGCTGGGATTCCCCGCCGCCCGGCATCATGACCCGCTGCAGAGCTTTTCCGGCGGCTGGCGGGAGCGCGCCAAGCTGGCCCGCGTGCTGGTGGCCGGGGCAGACATCCTGCTCCTGGACGAACCCACCAACCACCTGGACCTGGAAGCCGTGGAGTGGCTGGAGCAGTTTCTGCTGGCGTATGAAGGCGTGCTGGTCTTCGTGGCCCACGACCGCATCTTCATGGACCGCCTGGCCACGCACACCTTGTATTTCGGCGGCCCCAAGCCGATGTTCCGCAAGGGCACCTTCTCGCAGTTCCTGGTCTGGCAGGACGAGCAGGAAGAGCAGCGCCAGCGCGAGACCAAACGCCTGAACGAGGAGCTGGAACGCAAGCTCGCCTTCGTGGCCCGGTTCAAATACAAGGCCACCAAGGCCCGACAGGCCGGTTCGCGTCAGAAGCAGGCCAGAAAGCTGGAAAAGGAGCTGGAGGGCCTGAAGCCGGACGCCAGGAAGAAAACCCTTTCGTTCAAATGGCCGGAACCCCAGCGCGGCGACCGCACCCCCATGGCCGTGGTGGGCCTTGCCGCGGCTTACGGCAGCGGGCAGCAGCTGTGGAAGCCGATTGATTTTCAGATTTTTCGCGGGCAGAAGATCGCCCTGGCCGGTCCTAACGGCTGCGGCAAGTCCACGTTGCTCAAGTGCGTCACCGGCCGGCATCAGCCCCTGGCCGGCCGGGTGGAAGTGAGCTCCAACACCAAGATGGGCATCTTTGCCCAGCATCAGTTGGAGATTCTGGATCCCGAAAAGACCACGCTTTCGGAAATCCGCCGCCTGTGCGACCCCCGCACCACCGAAGAAGAGCTCATGAGCGTGCTCGGGCTTTTCCTGCTCGGGCAGGAATACTTCGACCGCCCCGTGTCTTCCCTGTCCGGCGGCGAGAAAAGCCGGCTCATCCTGGCCACGCTCTTTCTGTCCCGGTCCAATTTTCTGGTGCTGGACGAACCCACCAACCACCTGGACCTGGAAAGTCGCGAGGCCCTCATCGAGGCCTTGGAAGATTTCGAAGGCACCGTGCTCTTCGTGGCCCACGACCGCTGGCTCATGCAGCGCGTGGCGGAACAGGTCTGGGAACTCACGCCCCAGGGTTTCGTCATCCACGAAGAAGGCTTCGAGGCCTACGAAAGATCCCGGCAGGCCAATCCTGCAGTTGTGCCCGGCAAGGGAACTGTGGTAGTGGATGATTCGAAATCTCTTGGCGACAAGCCCGGGGAAAGCCGGGCCGAGCGCCAGGATCGCAAGCGGCAGGAGGCGGAACGGCGAAAGGCCATGGCCAAACTGCTGGGCCCCAAAAAACAGGCCTACGCGGACAAGGAACAGGAGCTGGAAAACATCCTCTCCCGCCAGGCCGAGGTGGAACAGCAGCTGGCAGACCCGGCCGTGTTTGCCGATGCCGCCAAAAGCGCCACCCTGCTGGGCGAATACAACGTGACCCAGGAACGGGCCGAACGTTGCATCGCCGCCATGGAGCAGCTGGAAACGGAAATTCAGGCGTTGGAGGAGGGCTGCTGA
- the leuB gene encoding 3-isopropylmalate dehydrogenase, protein MNYSICLMPGDGIGPEIVTQAVRVLDLVGRKFGHTFTYTNVLAGGAAIDAVGEPMPDATVQACKESDAVLLGAVGGPKWDNLPRHLRAETGLLKIRKELNCFANFRPATLFPQLASASYLRPDIVAKGLDVLVVRELTGCVYFGQPKGIVEENGERMGFNTMRYTESEVRRIAKVAFEAARKRGKRLCSVDKANVLDVSQLWRDVVIEVHKDYQDVELSHMYVDNAAMQLVRDPSQFDVIVTGNLFGDILSDAAAAITGSIGMLPSASVGESGPGIYEPIHGSAPDIAGQDKANPLATILSVAMMLRFALGLEAEAAVIEQAVSAVLDKGLRTGDIYNSAQPGLTLVGCTAMGDAVVDALG, encoded by the coding sequence ATGAATTACTCCATCTGCCTCATGCCCGGCGACGGCATCGGCCCCGAGATCGTGACCCAGGCCGTGCGGGTGCTGGATCTGGTGGGCCGCAAGTTCGGCCACACGTTCACGTACACCAATGTTCTGGCCGGCGGCGCGGCCATCGACGCCGTGGGCGAGCCCATGCCCGACGCCACGGTCCAGGCCTGCAAGGAAAGCGACGCCGTGCTGCTCGGCGCCGTGGGCGGTCCCAAGTGGGACAACCTGCCCCGCCACCTGCGCGCGGAAACCGGCCTGCTAAAGATCCGCAAGGAGCTGAACTGCTTTGCCAACTTCCGCCCGGCCACGCTCTTTCCGCAACTGGCCTCGGCCAGCTATCTGCGGCCGGACATCGTGGCCAAGGGCCTGGACGTGCTGGTGGTGCGCGAGCTGACCGGCTGCGTCTACTTTGGTCAGCCCAAGGGCATTGTGGAAGAAAACGGCGAGCGCATGGGCTTCAACACCATGCGCTACACCGAGTCCGAAGTCCGCCGCATCGCCAAGGTGGCCTTCGAGGCTGCCCGCAAGCGCGGCAAGCGCCTGTGCAGCGTGGACAAGGCCAACGTGCTGGACGTCTCCCAGCTCTGGCGGGATGTGGTCATCGAAGTCCACAAGGACTACCAGGACGTGGAACTGAGCCACATGTACGTGGACAACGCCGCCATGCAGCTGGTGCGCGATCCCAGCCAGTTCGACGTCATCGTCACCGGCAACCTGTTCGGGGATATCCTCTCCGACGCCGCCGCGGCCATCACCGGTTCCATCGGCATGCTGCCCTCGGCCTCGGTGGGCGAATCCGGCCCCGGCATCTACGAGCCCATCCACGGCTCGGCTCCGGACATCGCCGGCCAGGACAAGGCCAACCCCCTGGCCACCATCCTGTCCGTGGCCATGATGCTGCGCTTTGCCCTGGGCCTGGAGGCCGAGGCCGCCGTCATCGAGCAGGCTGTCTCTGCCGTGCTGGACAAGGGCCTGCGCACTGGCGACATCTACAACAGCGCCCAGCCCGGTCTGACCCTCGTGGGCTGCACAGCCATGGGCGATGCCGTGGTTGACGCACTGGGATAA
- a CDS encoding 3-isopropylmalate dehydratase small subunit — translation MKLSGAAHLVGEHIDTDAIIPAPFLVTTDPVELGKHCMEGLEPGWNKRIQKGDFIVAGRNFGCGSSREHAPVAILGAGVSVVIAHSYARIFYRNSFNMGLPLLEVGDDISRIQDGDPLEVDIITGQILNKRTGETIAAQPVPPFMQGILNAGGLVNYVKQRLTA, via the coding sequence ATGAAACTTTCCGGCGCTGCCCATCTGGTGGGCGAGCATATCGATACCGACGCCATCATCCCGGCCCCGTTTCTTGTGACCACCGATCCTGTGGAGCTCGGCAAGCACTGCATGGAAGGCCTGGAGCCCGGCTGGAACAAACGCATCCAGAAGGGCGACTTCATCGTGGCTGGCCGCAACTTCGGCTGCGGCTCCTCCCGCGAGCACGCCCCGGTGGCCATCCTGGGCGCGGGCGTGAGTGTGGTCATTGCCCATTCCTATGCCCGCATCTTCTACCGCAACAGCTTCAACATGGGCCTGCCCCTGCTGGAAGTGGGAGACGACATCAGCCGCATCCAGGACGGCGATCCCCTGGAAGTGGACATCATCACCGGGCAGATCCTTAACAAGCGCACCGGCGAGACCATCGCCGCCCAGCCCGTGCCGCCCTTCATGCAGGGGATCCTGAACGCCGGCGGCCTGGTGAACTACGTCAAACAGCGTCTGACGGCGTAA
- the leuC gene encoding 3-isopropylmalate dehydratase large subunit, with translation MRHAVAHTLAMKLLQAASDEVIKEAGQIIRCRVSLVLANDITAPLAIKSFRQMGAATVFDKTKIALVMDHFTPNKDIASAEQVRGIREFAQEQDILHYYEGGDCGVEHALLPELGLVGPGDVVVGADSHTCTYGGLCAFATGMGSTDIAGAMALGETWFKVPQTIYVQIDGELSAYVGAKDLILHTIGKTGVDGARYKALEFGGSTVAALSVEGRLTMANMAIEAGGKVGLFAADAKTLAFAKAHGHTATQEIAPDAGAPYDEIIKIDAASLSPQVACPHLPDNVRGVDELAAEHIVVNQSVIGSCTNGRIEDLREAAAILKGRKVKKSVRCVVLPATPKIWTQALREGLLETFMEAGCIVGPPTCGPCLGGHMGILAKGERAIATTNRNFKGRMGHLESEVYLSSPSLAAAAAVAGEIVHPASL, from the coding sequence ATGCGTCACGCTGTAGCGCACACCCTTGCCATGAAACTGCTTCAGGCCGCCAGCGACGAAGTGATCAAGGAGGCCGGGCAGATTATCCGCTGCCGCGTCTCCCTGGTGCTGGCGAACGACATCACCGCGCCCCTGGCCATCAAGAGCTTCCGGCAGATGGGCGCGGCCACGGTCTTCGACAAGACCAAGATCGCCCTGGTGATGGACCATTTCACCCCCAACAAGGACATTGCCTCCGCCGAACAGGTGCGCGGCATCCGGGAATTCGCCCAGGAGCAGGACATCCTGCACTATTATGAGGGCGGGGACTGCGGCGTGGAACACGCGCTGCTGCCCGAACTGGGCCTGGTGGGCCCCGGCGACGTGGTGGTGGGGGCAGACAGCCACACCTGCACCTACGGCGGCCTGTGCGCCTTTGCCACGGGCATGGGCTCCACGGACATCGCCGGAGCCATGGCCCTGGGCGAGACCTGGTTCAAGGTGCCCCAGACCATCTATGTGCAGATCGACGGCGAGCTGTCGGCCTACGTGGGCGCGAAGGATCTGATCCTCCACACCATCGGCAAGACCGGCGTGGACGGCGCACGCTACAAGGCCCTGGAGTTCGGCGGCAGCACCGTGGCCGCCCTTTCCGTGGAAGGTCGCCTGACCATGGCCAACATGGCCATTGAGGCTGGCGGCAAGGTCGGGCTTTTTGCGGCGGATGCCAAGACCCTGGCCTTCGCCAAGGCCCACGGCCACACCGCCACGCAGGAAATCGCCCCCGACGCCGGCGCGCCCTATGACGAGATCATCAAGATTGACGCCGCCTCCCTGTCGCCGCAGGTGGCCTGCCCGCACCTGCCGGACAACGTGCGCGGCGTGGATGAGCTGGCCGCCGAGCATATCGTGGTCAACCAGTCCGTCATCGGTTCCTGCACCAACGGCCGCATTGAGGACCTGCGCGAAGCCGCGGCCATCCTCAAGGGCCGCAAGGTGAAGAAGTCCGTGCGCTGCGTGGTGCTGCCGGCCACGCCGAAAATCTGGACCCAGGCTCTTAGGGAAGGGCTGCTGGAAACCTTCATGGAAGCCGGCTGCATCGTGGGGCCGCCCACCTGCGGGCCCTGCCTGGGTGGCCACATGGGCATTCTGGCCAAGGGCGAACGCGCCATCGCCACCACCAACCGCAATTTCAAGGGCCGCATGGGACACCTGGAGAGCGAGGTGTATCTGTCTTCCCCGTCCCTGGCCGCCGCCGCGGCCGTGGCTGGCGAAATCGTCCACCCTGCGTCTCTGTAA
- a CDS encoding 2-isopropylmalate synthase — MSNRVIIFDTTLRDGEQSPGATMNQQEKIRLAKQLEGMGVDVIEAGFPAASKGDFQAVQAIAAAVKDSQIAGLARAIQPDIDRAWEAIKDAAHPRIHTFIATSPIHMEKKLRKAPDQVVEMAIAAVRHAAQYTANVEFSAEDASRSEPPFLARICAEVIKAGARTINIPDTVGYAQPQEFGELIAYLLEHVPGSEKVVWSVHCHNDLGLAAANTLAALKAGARQAEVTVSGIGERAGNAALEEVIMALRTRQPYFQLETGIRTEQLFPTCRLLSMIIGAPIPPYKAIVGANAFAHESGIHQDGMLKDSRTYEIMTPEAVGRTRTELVLGKHSGRNALGTKCRELGFTLSDEQLGIVFEAIKKLADKKEQIFDEDVEAVVLEEVFRIPDKYRLRNLTVVAGVDPPSAALVLEMDGREIREATFGVGPVDAAFSAINKAVGKSPVLEHYQVNAVTSGTDAQAEVMVRLRMDAHAAVGRGADGDVIKAGAKAYLNALNRLAKKEEERQCVTL, encoded by the coding sequence ATGTCCAATCGCGTCATCATTTTCGACACCACCTTGCGCGACGGCGAGCAATCGCCGGGCGCCACCATGAACCAGCAGGAAAAGATCCGCCTGGCCAAACAGTTGGAAGGCATGGGCGTGGACGTCATCGAAGCCGGCTTTCCTGCGGCCTCCAAGGGCGATTTCCAGGCCGTGCAGGCCATTGCCGCCGCGGTGAAGGATTCCCAGATTGCCGGTCTGGCCCGGGCCATCCAGCCGGACATCGACCGCGCCTGGGAGGCCATCAAGGACGCGGCCCATCCGCGCATCCACACCTTCATCGCCACGTCGCCCATCCACATGGAAAAGAAGCTGCGCAAGGCGCCGGATCAGGTGGTGGAAATGGCCATCGCCGCCGTCAGGCACGCGGCGCAGTACACGGCCAACGTGGAGTTTTCCGCCGAGGACGCCTCGCGTTCCGAGCCGCCGTTCCTGGCGCGCATCTGCGCGGAGGTCATCAAGGCCGGGGCCAGGACCATCAACATTCCGGATACCGTGGGCTATGCCCAGCCCCAGGAGTTCGGGGAGCTGATCGCCTATCTGCTGGAGCATGTTCCCGGCAGCGAGAAGGTGGTCTGGTCCGTGCATTGTCACAACGATCTCGGCTTGGCTGCGGCCAACACCCTGGCGGCGCTCAAGGCCGGGGCCCGGCAGGCGGAAGTGACCGTCTCCGGCATCGGGGAGCGCGCCGGCAACGCCGCGTTGGAAGAGGTGATCATGGCCCTGCGCACGCGGCAGCCGTATTTCCAGCTGGAAACGGGCATCCGCACGGAGCAGTTGTTCCCCACGTGCCGGCTGTTGTCCATGATCATCGGCGCGCCCATCCCGCCGTACAAGGCCATTGTGGGCGCCAACGCCTTTGCCCATGAGAGCGGCATCCATCAGGATGGCATGCTCAAAGACAGCCGCACGTACGAGATCATGACCCCCGAAGCCGTGGGCCGCACCCGCACGGAACTGGTGTTGGGCAAGCATTCCGGCCGCAACGCCCTGGGCACCAAGTGTCGGGAGCTGGGCTTCACCCTCTCCGACGAGCAGCTGGGCATCGTCTTTGAAGCCATCAAGAAGCTGGCGGACAAGAAGGAACAGATTTTCGACGAGGACGTGGAAGCCGTGGTCCTGGAAGAGGTCTTCCGCATTCCGGACAAGTACCGGTTGAGGAACCTCACCGTGGTGGCCGGGGTCGATCCGCCTTCCGCCGCCCTGGTGCTGGAAATGGACGGCCGCGAGATCCGCGAAGCCACTTTCGGCGTGGGGCCGGTGGACGCCGCCTTCAGCGCCATCAACAAGGCCGTGGGCAAGTCCCCGGTATTGGAACACTATCAGGTCAACGCCGTCACCTCGGGCACGGACGCCCAGGCCGAGGTGATGGTCCGGCTGCGCATGGATGCGCACGCCGCCGTGGGTCGCGGGGCCGACGGCGACGTCATCAAGGCCGGGGCCAAGGCCTATCTCAACGCCCTCAATCGCCTCGCCAAAAAGGAGGAGGAACGTCAATGCGTCACGCTGTAG
- a CDS encoding leucine-rich repeat domain-containing protein encodes MRYNILHLLALCCGLALAIHATASFGHAASGDDMLLTVPSTAPPAARGIVFTTEGASFSPVLVVTGTPTIRWIWSDGTTSTSATPTKNFGSAGKRRQTLMVTPWSAVQRINIGYDAGDGGTYDIEFVPDQQVSKVEGLHHVRPWLRQWCSSYNQIPSLDFSNFEQLDTIECYLSTSLQQVNLRNTPNLQRACFEDCSLQALDLSGSPLLEDLRGALNNYPTVTFGSVGANTWHICIRDNPQMTVRNLFANMAQFPVISELFIWNTNQSGTLRVPASAPGSSVSIIADDNQYTSLDLSGALQHGVFQAWVSLNNNPLTAVNITGCQQITDLRLNGNQLSSASLDTLLATLDSLGRSDLNSNGELFADIRGAANPGAAGYASAQVLGTKGWTIHANSWSVEPQPPNNGQQDITFTTTGDTTNMRCDFRDDTTTATWRWSDGTTTPATSGAATQKTGLGAGAHTHVLRISNGAALRRFGAASGGEGHLVSMTGFANTPSLKILYAYMETALNSLGRTNTTVVSEYHLMDTALSAASIDQVYADAVATNIWNGSIWSSNSGTAASAANRATLQARGWTLSE; translated from the coding sequence ATGCGTTACAACATCCTGCATCTGCTCGCATTGTGTTGCGGCTTGGCGCTGGCCATCCATGCCACCGCCAGTTTCGGCCACGCCGCCAGCGGGGACGACATGCTGCTGACAGTGCCCAGTACAGCCCCGCCCGCAGCACGGGGTATCGTCTTCACCACGGAGGGCGCCTCCTTCTCGCCAGTGCTGGTCGTCACCGGTACGCCGACCATCCGGTGGATCTGGTCCGACGGCACCACCAGCACCAGCGCCACACCCACCAAAAATTTCGGCAGCGCCGGGAAACGTCGGCAGACCCTGATGGTGACCCCCTGGAGCGCCGTGCAGCGTATCAACATCGGCTACGATGCCGGCGACGGCGGCACATACGACATCGAATTCGTGCCGGATCAACAGGTCTCCAAGGTCGAGGGCCTGCACCACGTGCGGCCCTGGCTCCGGCAATGGTGCTCCTCCTACAACCAGATCCCCAGCCTTGACTTCAGCAATTTTGAGCAGCTGGATACCATCGAGTGCTATCTGTCCACCTCCCTCCAGCAGGTGAACCTGCGCAACACGCCCAACCTGCAACGGGCCTGCTTCGAGGATTGCAGCCTCCAGGCCCTGGACCTCTCCGGCAGCCCGCTGCTGGAGGATCTGCGCGGGGCGTTGAACAACTACCCGACCGTCACCTTTGGCAGCGTCGGCGCGAACACATGGCACATCTGCATCCGGGACAACCCGCAGATGACCGTGCGCAACCTGTTCGCCAACATGGCCCAGTTCCCCGTCATCAGTGAATTGTTCATCTGGAACACCAACCAGTCCGGCACCCTGCGCGTCCCGGCCTCGGCCCCGGGCAGCTCGGTGTCCATCATTGCCGATGACAACCAGTACACCAGCCTGGACCTTTCCGGCGCGCTGCAGCATGGCGTGTTCCAGGCATGGGTGAGCCTGAACAACAATCCCCTCACCGCCGTGAACATCACCGGCTGTCAGCAGATTACCGACCTGCGCCTGAACGGCAATCAGCTGAGTTCCGCCAGCCTGGATACCCTGCTGGCCACCCTGGACAGCCTCGGCAGAAGCGATCTCAACAGCAACGGCGAACTGTTTGCAGACATCCGCGGCGCCGCCAATCCTGGCGCAGCCGGCTATGCCAGCGCCCAGGTCCTGGGCACCAAGGGCTGGACCATCCATGCCAACAGCTGGAGCGTGGAACCCCAGCCGCCCAACAACGGCCAGCAGGACATTACGTTCACCACCACCGGGGACACCACAAACATGCGCTGCGATTTCCGCGACGACACCACCACAGCCACGTGGCGGTGGTCCGACGGAACCACCACCCCGGCCACTTCCGGGGCCGCGACACAAAAGACCGGCCTGGGCGCGGGGGCCCACACCCACGTCCTGCGCATCTCCAACGGCGCAGCCCTGCGACGCTTCGGAGCAGCCAGCGGTGGCGAAGGACATCTGGTGTCCATGACCGGGTTTGCAAACACCCCGTCCCTGAAGATCCTCTATGCGTACATGGAAACAGCCCTGAACAGCCTGGGCCGGACCAACACCACCGTGGTCAGCGAATATCACCTGATGGATACGGCGCTTTCAGCCGCATCCATCGATCAGGTCTATGCGGATGCCGTGGCTACCAATATCTGGAACGGCTCCATCTGGAGCAGCAACAGCGGCACGGCAGCCAGCGCGGCAAACCGCGCCACCCTGCAGGCCCGGGGCTGGACGCTTTCCGAGTAA
- a CDS encoding diguanylate cyclase has product MQPVLIVEDSNLFASLLAQRVQARLGLETERASDLHETKSRLESRPGGYFAALLDLNLPDAPNGEVVDLVTRHGVPSIIFTGSFNDEIRDIIWSKQIVDYVVKESPQTIEYIVDLLERLRRNQSIKALVVDDSRTARQLIGSLLRVHQFQVVEAPSAQAGLAMLEEHPDVKLLITDYNMPGMDGFEFTKAVRMKVPKNRLAIIGVSAHGGNVLSARFLKSGANDYLTKPFTSEELYCRVTHNVELLEHMETIQRLSDTDPLTGLFNRRYFFETSAKLLAQARRENLHCCVAMLDVDHFKKINDTFGHDGGDAVLKHLGNMLLRRFRQSDVVARMGGEEFCVFAASMEPDYAVEIFEQVRKTVETTPILVGKRMINCTLSIGLCRERLDSVDAMIKAADEKLYAAKAGGRNTVLG; this is encoded by the coding sequence ATGCAACCTGTGCTCATTGTTGAGGATTCAAATCTTTTCGCCTCGTTGCTGGCGCAGCGGGTCCAGGCCCGTCTGGGGTTGGAAACGGAACGCGCCAGCGATTTGCACGAGACAAAATCCCGACTGGAAAGCCGGCCCGGCGGCTATTTTGCCGCCCTGCTGGACCTGAACCTGCCGGACGCCCCCAACGGCGAGGTGGTGGATCTGGTGACCCGGCACGGCGTGCCGAGCATCATTTTCACCGGTTCCTTCAACGACGAAATCCGCGACATTATCTGGTCCAAGCAGATCGTGGATTACGTGGTGAAGGAAAGTCCACAAACAATAGAATATATTGTTGATTTGTTGGAACGGCTGCGGCGCAACCAGAGCATCAAGGCCCTGGTGGTGGACGACTCGCGCACTGCCCGGCAACTCATCGGCAGCCTGTTGCGGGTGCATCAGTTTCAGGTGGTGGAGGCCCCCTCGGCCCAGGCCGGTCTGGCCATGCTGGAGGAGCACCCGGACGTCAAACTGCTCATCACCGACTACAACATGCCCGGCATGGACGGCTTTGAGTTCACCAAGGCCGTGCGGATGAAGGTGCCGAAAAATCGTCTGGCCATCATCGGCGTTTCCGCCCATGGCGGCAACGTGCTGTCGGCCCGGTTCCTCAAGAGCGGCGCCAACGACTACCTGACCAAGCCCTTCACCAGCGAGGAGCTGTACTGCCGCGTGACCCACAACGTGGAGTTGCTGGAGCACATGGAAACCATCCAGCGGCTTTCGGACACCGACCCTCTGACCGGCCTGTTCAATCGCCGCTATTTTTTTGAGACCTCGGCCAAGCTCCTGGCCCAGGCCCGGCGCGAGAACCTGCACTGTTGCGTGGCCATGCTGGACGTGGACCACTTCAAGAAGATCAACGACACCTTCGGCCATGACGGCGGCGATGCTGTGCTCAAGCACCTGGGCAACATGCTGCTGCGGCGGTTCCGGCAGTCGGATGTGGTGGCCCGCATGGGCGGAGAGGAGTTCTGCGTCTTTGCCGCCTCCATGGAGCCGGACTATGCCGTGGAAATCTTCGAGCAGGTGCGCAAGACCGTGGAAACCACCCCCATTCTGGTGGGCAAGCGCATGATCAACTGCACCCTGAGCATCGGCTTGTGCCGCGAACGCCTGGACAGCGTGGACGCCATGATCAAGGCCGCCGACGAAAAGCTGTATGCGGCCAAGGCTGGCGGCCGTAACACGGTGCTGGGGTAG
- a CDS encoding HAD family hydrolase produces MNISRPRAVLFDFGGVIAREGFLDALTCQALARSLEPSAVIAAAVEAMYGSGYLTNTAGEDVFWDMFEARSGLRGERLAMRQAILDGCIPRQEMLALASALAVQGVVPAILSDHTDWLDELERRHGFFMHFEYVFNSYHTGSTKRQTESFRHALGVLDMPASDVLFIDDARRNVALARELGIRSILFEEPAVFAREFLELFPDMAQVLEPFGGG; encoded by the coding sequence ATGAATATCTCACGACCACGTGCCGTGTTGTTCGATTTTGGCGGCGTCATTGCCCGGGAAGGGTTTCTGGACGCCTTGACCTGTCAGGCGCTGGCCCGGAGCCTGGAGCCGTCTGCCGTCATCGCGGCGGCGGTTGAGGCCATGTACGGCAGCGGCTACCTGACCAACACTGCCGGGGAGGACGTTTTCTGGGACATGTTCGAGGCCCGCAGCGGCCTTCGGGGCGAGCGGCTCGCCATGCGTCAGGCCATTCTCGATGGCTGCATCCCCCGGCAGGAAATGCTGGCCCTGGCTTCGGCCCTGGCTGTCCAGGGCGTGGTGCCGGCCATCCTGTCCGACCATACCGATTGGCTGGACGAACTGGAGCGCCGTCACGGGTTCTTCATGCACTTTGAGTATGTCTTCAATTCATACCACACGGGCAGCACCAAGCGCCAGACGGAAAGCTTCCGGCATGCGCTGGGCGTTCTGGACATGCCTGCGTCGGACGTGTTGTTCATCGACGACGCCCGGCGCAATGTGGCCCTGGCCAGGGAACTGGGCATTCGGTCGATATTGTTTGAAGAACCGGCAGTCTTTGCCCGGGAGTTTCTGGAGCTGTTCCCGGACATGGCGCAAGTGCTGGAGCCGTTTGGCGGCGGATAG
- a CDS encoding HU family DNA-binding protein, translated as MNKSELVKALAEEHMLPIDEAAMMVDTFFDCLRDAMVRGERVEIRGFGSFKVKEYKSYLGRNPKTGSNVAVPPKKLPAFRAGKELKDVLNV; from the coding sequence ATGAACAAAAGCGAACTCGTCAAGGCGTTGGCAGAAGAACACATGCTGCCCATCGATGAAGCAGCCATGATGGTGGATACCTTCTTCGACTGCCTTCGCGATGCCATGGTTCGGGGGGAACGGGTGGAAATCCGTGGATTTGGTTCCTTCAAGGTCAAGGAATACAAAAGCTACCTCGGCCGCAATCCCAAGACAGGCTCCAACGTGGCCGTGCCGCCCAAGAAACTGCCTGCGTTCCGCGCCGGCAAGGAACTCAAGGACGTACTGAACGTCTGA